In one Leptospira fletcheri genomic region, the following are encoded:
- a CDS encoding HNH endonuclease, which produces MPEEPFLPEEPVLWIGEEEIQKQRRIAKELRKTPWWKKKKSDGICYYCRRKFSPEELTMDHLVPLAKGGKSVKANLVPACKECNNAKKNKLPFEEF; this is translated from the coding sequence ATGCCTGAAGAACCGTTTTTGCCCGAAGAACCCGTGTTATGGATCGGGGAGGAAGAGATCCAAAAACAGAGAAGGATCGCGAAAGAGCTCCGCAAAACTCCCTGGTGGAAAAAGAAAAAATCCGACGGGATCTGCTATTACTGTAGAAGAAAGTTTTCTCCGGAAGAACTAACCATGGACCATCTAGTTCCTCTCGCGAAAGGAGGGAAGTCCGTCAAGGCCAACCTTGTACCTGCATGTAAGGAATGCAATAACGCTAAGAAGAACAAACTTCCTTTCGAAGAATTTTAA
- a CDS encoding STAS domain-containing protein: MEITIRKSGETNVIGLSGSLDIYTSIDLKNFFEQNIDRNNNNVVINLEKLNYIDSSGIGMLIKQLNYVQELNGKFFIANMKPAIEKVFKVAGLTSYFQTLSESEFANRYP; encoded by the coding sequence ATGGAAATTACCATCAGAAAATCTGGCGAAACGAACGTAATCGGCTTATCGGGCAGTTTGGACATATATACGTCCATCGATCTGAAAAACTTCTTCGAACAGAACATCGACCGAAATAATAATAACGTGGTCATCAACTTGGAAAAACTGAATTATATCGATTCTTCCGGAATCGGAATGCTGATTAAGCAACTCAATTATGTCCAAGAATTGAACGGTAAATTCTTTATCGCAAATATGAAACCAGCCATCGAAAAAGTGTTCAAAGTGGCAGGGTTAACCTCCTACTTCCAAACTTTATCCGAATCGGAATTTGCGAATCGATACCCTTAA
- a CDS encoding bifunctional riboflavin kinase/FAD synthetase produces the protein MKILRNLERLGETIGTSTVLTLGNFDGIHLGHQALLERIKEISLETGLPSVAITYYPNPALVLGKDKDLGSLTTQADKEALIESFGIDWLVIVPFTMELASMEAEDFLHNILIGELNAKKILIGFNHCFGKGRRGNYELLQQYSSKYGYELEKLEPVYLDNTKLSSSYIRSLIREGEVSKAEECLGREFSITGEVVEGHKRGRTIGFPTANVKPSPELILPGIGVYAGKTEIGGKYYDSMINIGNNPTFGDEQLSLESHIFDFSGDLYGKTVRVLFSERIRSEIKFSGVEALIAQLKQDERISREILADR, from the coding sequence TTGAAAATTCTTAGGAACCTGGAACGCCTGGGGGAGACGATAGGAACGTCTACCGTTCTGACTCTCGGGAATTTCGACGGAATTCATTTGGGACACCAGGCCCTCTTGGAGAGAATCAAAGAAATCTCCTTGGAAACAGGACTCCCTTCCGTAGCGATCACGTATTACCCGAATCCCGCCCTCGTGCTCGGAAAAGATAAGGATCTAGGCAGCCTCACGACCCAAGCGGACAAGGAGGCGCTGATAGAATCTTTCGGCATAGATTGGTTGGTGATCGTCCCGTTTACGATGGAACTCGCGAGCATGGAAGCGGAAGACTTCCTTCATAACATTCTGATCGGAGAGCTGAACGCCAAAAAAATTCTGATCGGCTTCAACCATTGTTTCGGAAAAGGACGCAGAGGAAATTACGAATTATTGCAGCAATACTCGAGCAAGTACGGATACGAATTGGAAAAATTGGAACCGGTATACCTGGATAACACAAAACTCTCCAGCTCCTACATCCGATCCCTGATCCGGGAGGGAGAAGTTTCCAAAGCCGAGGAATGTCTAGGACGGGAATTTTCCATAACCGGAGAAGTAGTGGAAGGGCATAAGAGAGGAAGGACCATAGGATTCCCCACTGCCAATGTCAAACCTTCTCCCGAACTCATCCTTCCCGGGATAGGAGTTTACGCGGGAAAGACCGAGATCGGCGGAAAATATTATGATTCCATGATTAATATCGGAAATAACCCGACCTTCGGAGACGAACAACTCAGCCTCGAAAGCCACATCTTCGATTTTTCGGGAGATTTGTACGGTAAGACGGTCCGAGTCCTTTTTTCGGAACGGATCCGCTCTGAAATCAAATTTTCGGGTGTGGAAGCGTTGATCGCCCAATTAAAACAAGACGAACGGATTTCGCGCGAAATTTTAGCCGATCGTTAA
- a CDS encoding SpoIIE family protein phosphatase, protein MNYYLFLPISAFIVNSLLIAYVFARRFRSVVIGDFLRFTVCLDLWLISYILHWSFLPAEWMTLVFKLTCFTWIPSGLLYLEVVYKFLNRDSKTFLYVFRFLVLLSILVTTSTDWVLKGTKLYYWGYELEPNWLFLPLSAVVVGIPSYYGLMLIVRERFRTDNERMRRQMNLWIVGSVIAISLSIYTELLNLDEHGWFLSPPLTPVSISVLAIFIFLAITRYGFLNISLERIAVELFRDIHDGIVLAKEGGELFFANRSAVQLLQFSVSSGGRFEPERYFLNYREELDAQPREFQLLGRQNAAFVELTQSTIRITEEESGTLYLLREVTEKKIAQEKIHQLYSQIVNDLEIARVTQSSIITQKFPEKDSYRIHSFFQPIEKVGGDMLRVMEHPSGRLDILFADVSGHGIASAMVGGMLSITFQIISQKLMSPRESLSEIHEILSKVVLHHHISAVYASYFPEEKRLDFSYAGHHPILVLRNGEATLLEGEGRIILAVRELFLNDYSFRVQSGDRVVFYSDGLFEVKNNQGEILGYENFLDWIRETSEKPTLSILESARKKSIEFGGGRHNDDLAMLALEIVR, encoded by the coding sequence ATGAATTATTATCTATTTCTTCCGATCTCCGCATTTATCGTAAACAGCCTTCTCATCGCATACGTTTTCGCCCGCAGATTCAGGAGCGTGGTCATAGGAGACTTTCTCCGCTTCACGGTTTGCCTGGATCTCTGGTTGATCTCGTACATCCTGCATTGGTCTTTTTTACCGGCGGAATGGATGACATTGGTCTTCAAATTGACCTGCTTTACCTGGATTCCGAGCGGCCTTCTCTATCTGGAAGTCGTATACAAATTCCTAAACCGTGACTCCAAGACCTTTCTATACGTGTTCCGTTTCCTGGTCCTGCTTTCCATCCTGGTAACCACTTCCACGGATTGGGTGCTAAAAGGAACCAAGCTCTACTACTGGGGATATGAACTGGAACCGAATTGGCTTTTCCTGCCTTTGAGTGCGGTCGTCGTCGGCATCCCGTCTTATTATGGCTTGATGTTGATCGTAAGAGAAAGATTTCGTACGGATAACGAAAGAATGCGTAGACAGATGAACCTGTGGATCGTCGGCTCAGTGATCGCGATTTCATTAAGTATTTATACCGAATTGCTGAATCTCGACGAGCACGGATGGTTTCTCTCTCCTCCCCTAACCCCTGTTTCCATATCGGTCTTGGCGATCTTCATATTTTTAGCGATCACTCGATACGGTTTTTTGAATATCAGTTTGGAACGGATCGCTGTGGAATTGTTTCGCGATATCCACGACGGAATCGTATTGGCGAAAGAGGGAGGAGAACTTTTTTTCGCGAATCGATCGGCAGTTCAGCTGCTGCAGTTTTCCGTTTCTTCGGGGGGAAGATTCGAACCGGAGCGTTACTTTCTGAATTATAGGGAGGAATTGGACGCTCAACCCAGGGAATTCCAACTTTTAGGAAGACAAAATGCCGCTTTCGTCGAACTAACGCAATCCACGATCAGGATTACCGAGGAGGAATCAGGAACGTTGTATCTTTTGCGAGAAGTGACCGAAAAAAAAATCGCTCAGGAAAAAATACACCAGCTTTACTCCCAGATCGTCAACGATCTGGAGATCGCGAGAGTCACCCAATCTTCGATCATCACCCAAAAATTCCCCGAAAAGGATTCCTACCGGATCCATTCTTTTTTTCAGCCCATAGAAAAAGTAGGAGGCGATATGCTTAGGGTGATGGAGCATCCTTCGGGAAGACTGGACATTCTCTTCGCGGACGTTTCCGGTCACGGTATCGCTTCCGCTATGGTGGGTGGTATGCTTTCCATCACCTTCCAGATCATATCTCAAAAACTCATGAGCCCTAGGGAAAGCTTATCTGAGATCCACGAAATTCTATCCAAAGTCGTACTCCATCATCATATTTCAGCCGTATATGCGAGTTATTTTCCGGAAGAGAAACGGTTGGATTTTTCGTATGCCGGTCATCATCCGATCCTGGTCCTGAGAAACGGGGAAGCGACCCTCCTGGAGGGAGAAGGGCGGATCATTTTGGCCGTGCGCGAACTGTTTTTAAACGACTATTCGTTCCGAGTCCAATCCGGGGATCGTGTCGTCTTTTATTCGGATGGATTATTCGAAGTGAAAAATAATCAGGGTGAGATCCTAGGCTATGAGAATTTCCTGGATTGGATCCGGGAAACTTCCGAAAAGCCCACCCTTTCGATTCTGGAATCGGCGAGAAAAAAATCGATCGAATTTGGCGGAGGACGACACAACGACGACTTAGCCATGCTGGCTTTGGAAATCGTACGATGA
- a CDS encoding type I phosphomannose isomerase catalytic subunit: MQKVLKFRPIYKEKVWGGRKFETFLGRILPAGDIGESWEVSDYGQDLSVIENGSAAGRTFREFYSEDPENVLGKSFIGQGFPLLVKLIDAREKLSVQVHPDDEYAEKFDPESSGKKEAWTVLQADAGSKLVCGFARATSRDEFAELVRSDRAEELLNVVSVKESDSFLLNPGKIHAIGAGILLMEVQQSSDSTYRVYDYGRPRELHLTKALDVLDYSGPDPEDPLSQTSLPWEYGERVLLTGNDKFRMELLSVKEAGEFVLPSFSSEPVFHILMVLDGSCSVEGEITLKKGDTVLATAFGMRTGLAIRALIPGTRLSWFGPGKDWIS, from the coding sequence ATGCAGAAGGTTTTAAAATTCCGCCCGATCTACAAAGAGAAAGTTTGGGGAGGCAGAAAGTTTGAAACTTTTTTGGGTAGGATCTTACCTGCGGGAGATATCGGAGAATCCTGGGAAGTTTCGGATTATGGTCAGGATCTTTCCGTAATCGAAAACGGATCCGCCGCCGGTCGGACGTTCCGCGAGTTTTATTCCGAGGATCCGGAAAACGTTTTAGGAAAGTCTTTTATAGGACAGGGCTTTCCCCTGTTGGTCAAACTGATCGATGCCCGCGAAAAATTATCCGTGCAAGTCCATCCCGACGACGAGTACGCCGAAAAATTCGATCCGGAAAGTTCCGGTAAAAAGGAAGCATGGACAGTACTCCAGGCGGATGCGGGCTCGAAGCTGGTCTGCGGTTTTGCAAGAGCTACGAGCAGGGACGAATTCGCCGAATTGGTCCGTAGTGATCGGGCCGAAGAGCTATTGAACGTCGTATCCGTAAAAGAATCGGATTCTTTCCTTTTGAATCCGGGAAAAATCCATGCGATCGGAGCGGGAATCCTGTTGATGGAAGTCCAGCAATCTTCCGATTCCACCTATCGCGTGTACGATTACGGTCGTCCCAGAGAGCTTCACTTAACAAAAGCGCTGGATGTGTTGGATTACTCGGGACCGGACCCGGAAGACCCTTTATCTCAGACGTCTCTTCCTTGGGAATACGGCGAGAGAGTTTTATTAACGGGAAACGATAAGTTCAGAATGGAACTTCTGAGCGTGAAAGAAGCCGGGGAATTCGTTTTGCCTTCCTTTTCCTCGGAGCCGGTATTTCATATTCTTATGGTTCTGGACGGAAGCTGTTCCGTGGAAGGGGAGATAACGTTAAAAAAAGGGGATACGGTTCTCGCGACCGCGTTCGGGATGCGGACCGGTTTGGCGATCCGAGCCTTAATTCCGGGAACGCGTCTTTCCTGGTTCGGACCGGGAAAGGATTGGATCTCCTAA
- a CDS encoding LIC10729 family protein — protein sequence MFRFRFGCFLFLFLATASQSQAKVENRKTKNFENFSKPMGGEAYVSENYRTFPELSVWAMHNGLKLAPDRKDPAPGAGTGILSDNQCRMIPQEGLDVLLTADPDRKDTIYVYFDLTLFDPTENSASFPTRELRIFVNGTEKKTVKFPDHALYLKALYAPAPPVRISVDPSELVEGRLILRLESVGVDEGRFWGIWDVFLSYSAL from the coding sequence ATGTTCAGGTTCCGTTTCGGCTGCTTCTTGTTTTTATTCCTAGCCACTGCGAGTCAGAGTCAGGCTAAGGTGGAAAATCGGAAAACGAAAAATTTCGAGAATTTTTCAAAACCGATGGGAGGTGAAGCGTACGTATCCGAAAATTACCGCACCTTTCCGGAACTTTCGGTTTGGGCCATGCATAACGGTTTGAAACTTGCGCCGGATAGAAAGGATCCCGCGCCGGGGGCAGGTACCGGAATCTTATCCGATAACCAATGCAGAATGATTCCTCAGGAAGGGTTGGATGTCTTGCTTACGGCGGATCCGGATCGGAAAGACACGATTTACGTTTATTTCGACCTGACGCTATTCGATCCTACGGAAAATTCAGCGTCTTTTCCGACGAGGGAACTACGGATCTTCGTGAATGGAACGGAAAAAAAAACCGTAAAATTTCCGGATCATGCGCTGTACTTAAAGGCCTTGTACGCTCCCGCTCCTCCGGTACGGATTTCCGTAGACCCGTCGGAACTGGTGGAGGGAAGACTGATCCTTCGTCTGGAATCCGTCGGCGTGGACGAAGGACGTTTTTGGGGAATCTGGGACGTTTTTCTCTCTTATTCCGCTCTGTAA
- a CDS encoding DnaJ domain-containing protein, protein MDAVWVDHYRVLGVSQDAEVDIIKTRFRALAKAFHPDNKKTGSAEIFLKIVRSYKILTQPEERLRFDAQLALRGGQKISNPSRTFLIPASRIIFSAKAVEFAKRGLLRAGFRNRDRRKYTGIYHDIRLCLTEEELEGTVLAAIPLVVRVLCPECRGSDLNCGSCGGKGTYKSFRYLKWKSGPGTLIPGRIYTLDLSGFRPDSFTHFKKREIKVKIEVYTGGKK, encoded by the coding sequence ATGGATGCGGTTTGGGTGGACCATTATCGGGTCCTGGGAGTTTCGCAGGATGCCGAAGTCGACATTATTAAAACCAGATTTCGTGCGTTGGCAAAAGCTTTTCATCCGGATAACAAAAAAACAGGTTCGGCGGAGATTTTCCTAAAGATCGTTCGCTCTTATAAAATCCTAACTCAGCCCGAGGAAAGACTTCGCTTCGATGCCCAGCTTGCCCTTCGCGGCGGGCAAAAAATTTCGAATCCTTCGCGCACCTTTTTGATCCCCGCCTCCAGGATTATTTTTTCCGCAAAGGCGGTGGAGTTCGCAAAGAGAGGTCTGTTGCGTGCCGGCTTTCGGAACCGAGACCGCAGAAAATATACGGGAATCTACCATGATATTCGGCTCTGTTTGACGGAGGAGGAGCTGGAAGGGACCGTCTTAGCGGCGATTCCTTTGGTCGTTCGGGTGTTGTGCCCGGAATGTAGAGGTTCGGATCTGAATTGCGGTTCCTGCGGAGGAAAAGGAACGTACAAAAGTTTCCGTTATCTGAAATGGAAATCCGGACCGGGAACATTGATCCCGGGCAGGATTTATACTTTGGACCTTTCCGGCTTCCGTCCGGATTCGTTCACTCATTTCAAAAAAAGGGAGATTAAAGTTAAAATTGAAGTCTATACGGGCGGTAAAAAATAA
- the fliD gene encoding flagellar filament capping protein FliD encodes MPAFTIPGLSSGQDTNQIVKKLVELEAKPIRRLERQNNYNKAQVKAWNDLKTLTTELQNKTREITSFTAPFATKSVISEPEGTISGDASRSATSAKRKIEIKELATFHQVSSDPIDTERKIPAGSFKILSGENEKEIDFSGGTVRELSLMVRTAAAGLAQPSLVKVDQNKTVLTLTASQSGKENLLKFDDPNGVLKAAGLVGDMYPQDPPKTFPIVLEATQAKAFQPEKYSMEKDAKPVLVADPNGKEPTKLKISSKQAFQFHTESHEAKKGLRLEALLSEPLAEGETISLGVIYEMDEQEKVYLETAAHKEGRLKLTLKASLDGKKIREIIVVNQSGKEKELSDFRLVVPGEFKGAKPAKTVVEAKDALFTVDGIEVTRPKNEGLTDVLDGINLNLHKKSEGPVLVDVKVDSEKGIKMIKGFIEAYNNVLKYSKEATAVDRESGMSDGKNEDPDISRSFWEGKTKSGLLAGEHSIVRLLAGMKTVTTTSFAPLGDSEIRMLSDIGVSTGTVGSKWADIQEGYLQLDEQKLSQKLSENPDAVRHLFAQDTNSDSRMDTGVGVNLVEHLKPYTQFAGGLVTSKIKLLEEQFADNNKKIKNYESHLSSYEKKLKEKFLYMEQGVGKNKAVGSYLNNNLSRVQGGDDGK; translated from the coding sequence ATGCCTGCGTTTACCATTCCAGGACTCAGCTCCGGACAGGACACGAATCAGATCGTAAAGAAGCTGGTGGAATTGGAAGCCAAGCCGATCCGTCGTTTGGAAAGGCAAAATAATTATAACAAAGCTCAGGTAAAAGCTTGGAACGATCTAAAGACCTTAACCACCGAACTTCAAAATAAAACCAGGGAAATCACTTCTTTCACCGCTCCCTTTGCCACAAAGTCCGTGATTTCCGAACCGGAAGGTACGATCTCAGGAGACGCTTCCCGCTCAGCGACGAGCGCCAAAAGAAAGATCGAAATCAAGGAGTTGGCTACCTTCCACCAGGTTTCCAGCGACCCTATCGATACGGAACGAAAGATTCCGGCGGGTTCGTTTAAAATTCTTTCCGGAGAAAACGAAAAGGAAATCGATTTTTCGGGAGGGACGGTCCGAGAACTTTCCCTTATGGTCCGGACTGCGGCTGCGGGATTGGCCCAGCCTTCCTTGGTGAAAGTGGATCAGAACAAAACGGTCCTCACTCTGACAGCATCCCAATCGGGAAAAGAAAACCTTCTAAAATTCGACGATCCTAACGGAGTCCTGAAGGCGGCAGGATTAGTGGGGGACATGTATCCTCAAGATCCTCCTAAAACGTTTCCGATCGTTTTGGAAGCGACACAAGCGAAGGCGTTTCAACCCGAAAAATATTCCATGGAAAAGGATGCGAAACCGGTTCTCGTCGCGGATCCGAACGGCAAAGAACCTACTAAATTAAAAATCTCCTCCAAACAGGCGTTTCAGTTTCATACGGAATCGCACGAAGCCAAAAAGGGGCTTCGATTGGAGGCTCTTCTTTCCGAGCCGCTGGCAGAAGGGGAGACGATTTCTCTCGGAGTCATTTACGAAATGGACGAGCAGGAAAAGGTCTATCTGGAAACCGCCGCCCACAAAGAAGGACGTCTCAAGCTGACGCTTAAGGCTTCCTTGGACGGGAAGAAAATCCGCGAGATCATAGTAGTGAACCAAAGCGGAAAGGAGAAGGAGTTATCCGATTTCCGGCTGGTGGTTCCGGGTGAATTCAAGGGCGCCAAACCCGCAAAGACCGTAGTAGAGGCCAAAGACGCGTTGTTTACCGTGGACGGCATAGAAGTCACCCGGCCGAAAAACGAAGGACTGACGGACGTATTGGACGGAATCAATTTAAACCTACACAAAAAAAGCGAAGGTCCGGTCCTGGTCGACGTCAAAGTGGATTCCGAAAAAGGAATCAAGATGATCAAGGGCTTTATAGAAGCTTATAATAATGTTCTAAAATATTCCAAAGAGGCGACGGCCGTCGATCGTGAAAGCGGTATGTCCGACGGCAAGAACGAGGATCCGGATATTAGCCGTTCCTTTTGGGAAGGGAAAACGAAGAGCGGGCTCCTAGCCGGGGAACATTCGATCGTAAGATTGCTTGCCGGAATGAAAACCGTAACTACGACTTCTTTTGCCCCATTAGGTGATTCCGAAATCCGGATGTTATCCGACATCGGAGTGTCGACAGGCACGGTCGGAAGTAAATGGGCGGATATCCAGGAAGGTTATCTTCAACTGGACGAACAAAAACTCTCCCAAAAACTTTCTGAGAACCCGGATGCGGTCCGTCACCTTTTTGCTCAGGACACCAACTCTGACTCCAGAATGGATACGGGGGTCGGAGTCAATTTAGTGGAACATCTGAAACCGTATACACAGTTTGCCGGCGGCCTCGTTACCAGTAAGATCAAACTATTGGAAGAGCAGTTTGCCGATAATAATAAGAAAATCAAGAACTACGAATCCCACTTATCCAGCTACGAAAAGAAGCTGAAGGAAAAATTCCTGTACATGGAACAAGGAGTGGGAAAAAATAAGGCGGTAGGTTCGTACTTGAACAACAATCTTTCCAGGGTTCAAGGCGGAGACGACGGAAAGTGA
- a CDS encoding LIC_12936 family protein, with translation MKKATSSAILFFVLTVSAYAQDIEPDGQIKILPYKDTQIRALEALNSDIKYFHKRIEELLSFLNKRKKIQNNEYVQFIPAIETYELPNRERFLFDKKFFLKVSGQGPFKLEGIRFVTRKSMVTKLRPVNDELGILKNENVSAPEANSIILSVQRKTDGGIQEETYNLSNIRNPDQRVKLVRSYRNNLVEVIQAITKYVEGTIQADRRDVETMLDGLDQGGSFQEESNK, from the coding sequence ATGAAGAAAGCGACGTCTTCCGCAATTCTATTTTTTGTCCTGACCGTCAGCGCGTACGCACAAGATATCGAGCCGGACGGCCAGATCAAGATTCTTCCCTATAAAGACACTCAAATACGCGCATTGGAAGCTCTGAACAGCGACATCAAATACTTCCACAAACGGATAGAGGAGTTGCTTTCCTTTCTGAATAAAAGAAAAAAGATTCAGAACAACGAATACGTACAATTCATCCCGGCGATCGAAACGTACGAACTTCCGAATCGCGAACGATTTCTTTTCGATAAGAAATTTTTCCTGAAGGTTTCCGGGCAAGGACCCTTTAAATTGGAAGGGATCCGATTCGTGACACGCAAATCGATGGTAACCAAATTACGTCCGGTCAACGACGAACTGGGGATCCTCAAAAACGAAAACGTTTCGGCTCCGGAAGCGAACAGTATCATCCTTTCAGTCCAAAGAAAAACGGATGGCGGAATCCAGGAAGAGACGTATAATCTGTCTAATATTCGCAACCCGGACCAGAGAGTGAAATTAGTCCGCTCCTACCGGAACAACCTTGTGGAAGTCATACAAGCGATCACGAAATATGTGGAAGGTACCATACAAGCCGATAGACGCGATGTCGAGACGATGCTGGACGGTTTGGACCAAGGCGGATCCTTCCAGGAAGAATCCAACAAATAA
- a CDS encoding SpoIIE family protein phosphatase codes for MNPYLLIPLSALFLNLLLFIYVIALKGRHRVVNLYLFYSIDLSLWILSIILYWSFLPVEWMSWMMRVTSLTWLLAGTLFLEFIFAFLSKNPNLLLYFFRGLSLAVFPIALTTNWIVAGAEKKYWGYAISPGHLYVVSLNLFVIAPAVYAMALLLYESRNRESRFRNQCYLLFFGTLSSTTLGFLTTILPRMQSQGEIHFPPLSGSATVLQSVCIFLAIAKYGFLEIRLEKIALQLYSKLREGVVLLSRTGELLYWNQSGKEMLGIHGAQPEKLDLSDYLENFPPEPFSRMDFKVKSNLSSLAGSKESKILSSSPNRFLEVSRSEIQLSGRDKGNVFILRDITDKKEASEKISVLYSRVVKDLDIAREVQNTITTREFPHSSKFRIFSYFRPYDHVGGDVLNCSESQDGKIEVLFADVSGHGISSAMVAAMASIAFSVVSRKGTRPKEGLLFTNDLLTSVVTQHFISAVYLKYDPISRVLDYSYAGHHTGLLLRNGEVRELLGKGSVLLGIGSPILEEYDIALRPGDRILLYSDGLFEVRGSKGIPMGNATLVEAVRKLAFQDSENLIRSLVSYSESFGDGVMTDDLTLFCMEIRE; via the coding sequence ATGAATCCCTATCTCCTCATCCCCTTATCCGCTCTCTTCTTGAATCTGTTACTTTTCATCTATGTGATCGCTTTAAAGGGAAGACACAGAGTGGTGAACCTGTATCTTTTCTACTCCATAGATCTCAGCCTTTGGATCCTTTCCATCATACTCTACTGGTCTTTTCTGCCCGTCGAATGGATGAGTTGGATGATGCGAGTTACCTCCTTGACCTGGCTCCTCGCAGGAACCTTATTTCTGGAATTCATATTCGCGTTCCTGTCTAAGAATCCGAACCTCCTCCTCTACTTTTTCAGAGGGCTTTCCTTGGCGGTTTTTCCGATCGCGTTAACGACGAATTGGATCGTCGCAGGCGCGGAAAAAAAATATTGGGGATATGCGATCTCTCCGGGACATTTATACGTCGTAAGTCTGAACCTATTCGTGATCGCTCCCGCCGTCTATGCTATGGCCCTTCTTCTTTACGAATCCAGAAATCGGGAATCTAGATTTCGGAACCAATGCTATCTACTCTTCTTCGGAACTCTATCCTCGACCACATTGGGTTTTTTAACCACCATTCTCCCTCGCATGCAATCCCAAGGAGAAATCCATTTTCCTCCCTTAAGCGGCAGCGCCACCGTCCTCCAATCCGTCTGTATCTTTCTAGCGATCGCGAAGTACGGATTCCTGGAAATCCGTTTGGAAAAAATCGCATTGCAGTTGTATTCCAAACTCAGGGAAGGTGTCGTCCTTCTTTCCAGAACCGGGGAACTGCTCTATTGGAATCAGAGTGGGAAAGAGATGTTGGGAATTCACGGAGCCCAGCCGGAAAAACTGGATCTTTCCGATTATTTGGAGAATTTTCCTCCCGAACCGTTTTCCCGAATGGACTTTAAGGTGAAATCGAACCTCTCGAGCCTGGCAGGATCGAAAGAGAGTAAAATTCTTTCCTCCTCTCCGAATCGATTCCTGGAAGTATCCAGATCGGAAATACAACTTTCCGGTAGGGATAAAGGAAACGTTTTTATCCTGAGGGACATTACGGACAAAAAGGAAGCCTCGGAAAAGATCAGCGTATTATATTCGCGAGTGGTCAAGGATTTGGATATCGCAAGAGAAGTCCAAAATACGATTACTACCCGCGAATTCCCGCATTCGTCGAAATTCAGGATCTTTTCCTACTTCCGCCCTTACGATCACGTCGGCGGGGACGTGCTCAATTGTTCCGAATCCCAAGACGGAAAAATCGAGGTTCTTTTTGCGGACGTTTCCGGACACGGAATTTCATCGGCAATGGTCGCGGCAATGGCTTCCATCGCCTTCAGCGTAGTTTCAAGAAAAGGGACCCGACCGAAGGAAGGTCTATTATTTACGAACGACTTACTGACTTCGGTCGTAACTCAACATTTCATTTCCGCGGTCTACCTGAAGTACGATCCGATTTCCCGTGTTTTGGATTATAGCTATGCCGGCCATCATACTGGGTTGCTTCTGCGGAACGGAGAAGTGCGCGAACTGCTAGGCAAAGGGAGCGTGCTCCTCGGAATCGGCTCGCCGATTCTGGAGGAATACGACATCGCTCTTCGTCCCGGTGACAGAATACTGCTTTATTCCGACGGTCTTTTCGAAGTTCGAGGCTCCAAAGGAATTCCCATGGGAAATGCGACTCTTGTGGAAGCGGTTCGAAAATTGGCCTTTCAGGATTCCGAAAATCTAATACGATCTCTGGTCTCCTATTCCGAATCCTTCGGGGACGGAGTCATGACGGACGATCTGACCCTTTTCTGCATGGAGATTCGGGAATAA